A DNA window from Mucilaginibacter xinganensis contains the following coding sequences:
- a CDS encoding HypC/HybG/HupF family hydrogenase formation chaperone, producing the protein MCLAIPGKILEIDAELDALFRTAKVSFGGIQKSINLCMVPTAQVGDYVLVHVGVAISKIDEEEATRVFNYLKAMGEVEELEINNP; encoded by the coding sequence ATGTGCCTTGCAATACCCGGTAAAATATTAGAAATAGACGCCGAACTGGATGCCCTGTTCCGGACTGCCAAAGTATCCTTCGGCGGCATTCAAAAATCAATAAACCTGTGTATGGTGCCAACTGCGCAAGTGGGCGACTATGTGCTTGTGCATGTAGGTGTAGCTATCAGTAAAATTGACGAAGAAGAAGCTACTAGGGTGTTTAACTATTTGAAAGCAATGGGAGAAGTTGAGGAACTTGAGATCAATAACCCTTAG
- a CDS encoding cupin domain-containing protein, whose amino-acid sequence METFKVTRVFADKNGDSQFEDIIYPLINGGPIGYLSGGVKVKELIFRRVSPAYDDFHNAPERQYVVLLDGGVEIENSLGEKRMFAAGEILLMEDVTGKGHRSRNLKKAARNSLFITLTD is encoded by the coding sequence ATGGAAACATTTAAGGTTACCCGTGTATTTGCAGACAAAAATGGCGACAGTCAGTTTGAGGATATTATTTATCCCTTGATTAATGGCGGCCCGATTGGCTATTTGTCTGGCGGCGTTAAAGTAAAAGAACTGATATTCCGGAGGGTCTCGCCAGCTTACGACGATTTTCATAACGCCCCTGAAAGACAATATGTGGTTTTATTGGATGGGGGAGTAGAAATAGAAAACTCCCTGGGCGAAAAACGGATGTTTGCCGCAGGAGAGATCCTGTTAATGGAAGATGTAACAGGCAAAGGCCACCGAAGCCGCAATTTGAAGAAGGCCGCCCGGAACTCTTTGTTCATCACTTTAACAGACTGA
- a CDS encoding alpha/beta fold hydrolase, whose product MSTITTKDGTEIYYKDWGTGQPLVFHHGWPLSGDDWDAQMMFFLEKGYRVIAHDRRGHGRSSQVSGGHNMDTYAADVAALTEALDLKDAIHIGHSTGGGEAIHYAANLGKGRVAKVVLISAVTPLMVQTENNPDGVPMAIFDEIRQGTAFNRAQYFEDFTIPFYGYNREGAKISQGIRDNWWRQGMMGSVKAHHDGIKAFSETDFTEDLKSVDIPVLVLHGEDDQIVPFPISGAKAIKLLKNGTLISYPGFPHGMPATEAATINKDLLAFIQS is encoded by the coding sequence ATGAGCACTATCACCACAAAAGACGGAACCGAAATTTATTACAAAGATTGGGGAACAGGACAACCATTGGTTTTTCATCACGGCTGGCCATTATCTGGCGATGATTGGGACGCGCAGATGATGTTTTTCCTTGAAAAAGGCTATAGGGTTATCGCCCATGACAGGAGAGGTCATGGAAGATCAAGCCAGGTTTCCGGCGGACATAATATGGATACCTATGCAGCCGACGTGGCGGCCCTTACCGAGGCGCTTGACCTGAAAGATGCGATTCATATTGGTCACTCCACCGGTGGCGGCGAAGCCATTCATTACGCTGCCAATCTTGGAAAAGGCCGTGTGGCCAAAGTTGTGCTTATTAGCGCGGTAACCCCATTGATGGTCCAAACTGAAAACAATCCGGACGGTGTTCCGATGGCCATATTTGACGAAATACGTCAGGGCACGGCATTTAACAGGGCGCAATATTTTGAGGATTTTACCATTCCTTTTTACGGTTATAACCGTGAGGGTGCTAAAATATCCCAGGGCATCAGGGATAATTGGTGGCGCCAGGGAATGATGGGCAGCGTGAAAGCGCACCATGACGGTATTAAGGCATTTTCCGAAACGGATTTTACCGAAGATCTTAAAAGTGTGGATATCCCGGTGCTGGTTTTGCATGGCGAAGATGACCAGATCGTTCCATTTCCTATTTCGGGAGCAAAAGCCATCAAGCTATTGAAAAATGGGACATTAATTTCCTATCCGGGTTTCCCTCATGGCATGCCGGCTACTGAAGCTGCGACCATTAATAAAGATCTTTTGGCTTTTATCCAGTCCTAA
- a CDS encoding alpha/beta hydrolase produces the protein MYTHQKNYISAGAPAGKATGALIMLHGRGGSAADILGLAGELKNVNEFAVYAPQASKNSWYPHSFMAPDASNQPALNSALEVIGKVVEEILAAGIPAERIFFLGFSQGACLTLEYIARNAMRYGGAVAFTGGLIGEELNKSNYRGSFAGTPVLITTGDPDPHVPLARVEASVQQLQEQNANVKLQVYKGRPHTILRDELKLADEWVFGAQPPVL, from the coding sequence ATGTACACTCATCAAAAAAATTATATATCGGCAGGTGCGCCTGCCGGTAAAGCCACAGGCGCGTTGATTATGCTGCATGGCCGTGGTGGAAGCGCAGCAGATATCCTAGGCCTGGCAGGTGAACTGAAAAATGTGAACGAATTTGCTGTTTACGCCCCACAGGCCAGCAAAAACAGCTGGTATCCCCACAGCTTTATGGCCCCGGATGCAAGTAATCAACCGGCGCTTAACAGTGCGCTGGAAGTTATCGGGAAGGTAGTAGAAGAGATCCTTGCGGCTGGCATTCCGGCCGAAAGGATCTTTTTCCTGGGGTTTTCACAGGGAGCCTGCTTAACGCTGGAATACATTGCGCGCAACGCAATGCGGTACGGTGGCGCAGTTGCATTTACAGGTGGGCTTATTGGAGAAGAATTAAATAAAAGTAATTACCGGGGTAGCTTTGCGGGTACGCCAGTGCTCATCACAACCGGCGATCCTGATCCGCATGTGCCGCTTGCCCGTGTGGAGGCCAGCGTTCAGCAGTTGCAAGAGCAGAATGCCAATGTTAAACTGCAGGTTTATAAAGGCCGCCCGCACACTATATTGCGCGACGAATTGAAACTGGCCGATGAGTGGGTTTTCGGCGCACAGCCGCCGGTTTTATGA
- a CDS encoding histone H1 gives MEKFTALKELIATAENDASAFYEKGNKAAGTRLRNAMQQLKTVATDIRKEVTERKNAN, from the coding sequence ATGGAAAAATTCACAGCACTAAAAGAATTGATCGCGACAGCTGAAAATGACGCATCTGCGTTTTACGAAAAAGGTAACAAAGCGGCTGGAACCCGCTTGCGCAACGCTATGCAACAATTGAAAACTGTAGCTACTGATATCCGTAAGGAAGTTACAGAAAGAAAAAACGCTAACTGA
- the hypA gene encoding hydrogenase maturation nickel metallochaperone HypA: MHELSIVMGIIKIAEDHAKAAGAHSVDEIELDIGTLSGVDMESMEFAWTQAKKGTMLNNSLKKVNSISAKAKCLDCDTEFDIKNYYDACPVCGEHLISILRGKELKVKSLLVS; this comes from the coding sequence ATGCACGAGCTTTCAATTGTAATGGGGATCATCAAGATCGCTGAAGATCATGCAAAAGCTGCGGGTGCGCATAGTGTCGACGAAATTGAATTGGACATTGGTACACTAAGCGGAGTTGATATGGAAAGCATGGAGTTTGCCTGGACACAGGCTAAAAAAGGCACCATGTTAAATAATAGTTTAAAAAAGGTAAACAGTATTTCGGCAAAAGCGAAATGCCTGGATTGTGACACCGAATTTGATATAAAAAATTACTACGACGCTTGCCCGGTATGCGGCGAGCATTTGATAAGTATACTGCGGGGGAAAGAATTAAAAGTAAAATCCCTCCTGGTTTCGTGA
- the hypB gene encoding hydrogenase nickel incorporation protein HypB: MCATCGCGSDGKTTFFLIDKDQQHNHSHDHVHTHNHGYVHDHGHTHDHQHINEKKIIDVEQDVLHQNNLLAERNRGYFDAKHILALNLVSSPGSGKTSLLERSLRDLKGELEFAVIEGDQQTNNDADRIFATGTKVTQINTGKGCHLDAHMITHAIQDLKPADYSVLFIENVGNLVCPAMFDLGEKERVVIMSVTEGDDKPLKYPDMFHSSTLCIINKTDLLPYVPFDIEKAKANAKKVNHYLEIIEVSCTSGDGLPLWYNWLRSKVLQAETI, translated from the coding sequence ATGTGCGCTACATGCGGCTGCGGCTCCGACGGTAAAACTACTTTTTTCCTGATTGATAAAGATCAACAGCATAACCATTCGCATGATCATGTTCACACCCATAACCACGGGTACGTACATGATCACGGGCATACGCATGACCATCAGCACATCAATGAAAAAAAGATCATTGATGTGGAGCAGGACGTATTGCACCAAAACAACCTGCTGGCAGAGCGTAACCGCGGTTATTTTGACGCGAAGCATATATTGGCCTTGAACCTGGTAAGCTCGCCCGGCTCGGGAAAGACATCGTTACTGGAAAGATCACTAAGAGACCTGAAAGGTGAACTGGAGTTTGCTGTAATTGAAGGCGACCAACAAACCAATAACGATGCCGATCGCATTTTTGCCACAGGCACCAAAGTTACACAGATAAACACCGGTAAAGGCTGTCACCTGGACGCGCACATGATAACGCATGCCATTCAAGATTTAAAGCCCGCAGACTATTCTGTTCTGTTTATTGAAAACGTAGGCAATTTGGTTTGCCCGGCGATGTTTGATCTGGGCGAAAAAGAAAGAGTAGTGATCATGAGTGTTACTGAAGGCGATGATAAGCCGCTTAAATACCCGGATATGTTCCACTCTTCTACGCTTTGTATCATCAATAAAACCGACCTGCTGCCCTATGTCCCTTTTGATATTGAAAAAGCAAAAGCTAATGCCAAAAAAGTTAACCATTACTTGGAGATTATAGAGGTAAGTTGTACCTCGGGCGATGGATTACCACTTTGGTATAATTGGTTACGATCAAAGGTGTTGCAAGCGGAAACAATTTGA